A single genomic interval of Clostridium facile harbors:
- the mreC gene encoding rod shape-determining protein MreC translates to MREFFKSAIFKILLGVIAVFLAFILYEASTGNISSPSQLIGVIASPFKSLASTISNGFSSLTDPLVNANEYKKENEELKQQITDLNEKLIDYEKIKAENDQLKEIADIKEINPDYDLEPANVISRDASDPFCSFQINKGSLNGIEVGDVVMTSQGLVGQVDSVALTYSHVITILNPELYISAYEITTQSAGVVNGEISLAEQGMCQMLHLDKETKIEEGSIVTTAGSSGVFPASLQIGTVQKISVQENGISAYAEIEPMVDIEKVNDVLVIKSFTGQGVSTPDGTNSSANTSSGEG, encoded by the coding sequence TTGAGAGAATTTTTTAAAAGTGCCATTTTTAAAATATTGTTAGGGGTTATTGCTGTTTTTTTGGCATTTATTTTATACGAGGCCTCAACTGGGAACATATCCTCGCCATCCCAACTGATTGGCGTGATTGCTTCTCCTTTTAAAAGTCTAGCGTCTACCATTTCTAACGGGTTTAGCAGTTTAACTGACCCATTGGTTAATGCGAACGAATACAAAAAAGAAAATGAAGAACTGAAACAGCAAATTACAGATTTGAATGAAAAACTGATTGATTATGAAAAAATTAAAGCAGAAAATGATCAGCTGAAAGAAATTGCGGATATTAAAGAGATAAACCCGGATTATGATTTGGAACCAGCCAATGTAATTTCACGGGATGCTAGCGACCCATTCTGTTCTTTCCAGATCAACAAAGGTTCGTTGAACGGAATTGAAGTGGGGGATGTTGTTATGACATCCCAAGGCTTAGTAGGACAGGTGGATTCAGTTGCGTTGACCTATTCCCATGTCATTACTATATTAAACCCAGAGTTATATATCAGTGCTTATGAGATAACAACCCAAAGTGCGGGGGTTGTAAATGGGGAGATTTCTTTAGCGGAACAGGGAATGTGCCAGATGCTCCATTTGGATAAAGAAACCAAAATTGAAGAGGGAAGCATTGTTACTACTGCCGGATCTAGCGGGGTATTCCCAGCAAGTTTACAAATTGGTACTGTTCAGAAAATTTCCGTTCAGGAAAATGGGATTTCTGCTTATGCTGAAATTGAACCAATGGTGGATATTGAAAAAGTAAATGATGTCCTTGTCATCAAAAGCTTTACAGGACAGGGTGTGTCCACACCGGATGGCACCAATTCTTCTGCCAATACATCGTCTGGGGAGGGCTGA
- a CDS encoding cell division protein ZapA: protein MEYNRVEVFIGGKRYVLRTQDDPEYMKELARKLDKRLEDVFSVDRLISLPDAAILVALDILDERVKSSSNIDNIRMQIKNYVDEAAESQRQLEYCQRKLDEYQQTIEKLQTELEIYTLRDKIDQNHTKPL from the coding sequence ATGGAATATAATCGTGTGGAAGTGTTTATTGGCGGGAAACGTTATGTATTACGCACCCAGGACGATCCAGAATATATGAAAGAATTGGCAAGGAAGTTGGATAAACGGTTGGAAGACGTGTTCAGTGTAGACCGTTTAATTTCCCTTCCAGATGCGGCAATATTGGTAGCATTGGATATTTTGGATGAGAGGGTAAAATCCAGCTCCAATATTGATAATATCAGAATGCAGATCAAAAACTATGTGGATGAGGCAGCAGAATCCCAGCGCCAGCTGGAATACTGCCAAAGGAAACTGGATGAATACCAGCAAACTATTGAAAAGTTGCAAACAGAATTAGAAATTTATACATTGAGGGATAAAATTGACCAGAATCATACCAAGCCGTTATGA
- a CDS encoding Maf family protein has translation MILASKSPRRKELIQRICKDVKIIPSGVDESLVAQKPVEYFAERLARAKADQVAQEHPDELVVGCDTVVILDGEVLGKPENKQHTFEMLSRLSGNTHKVITGVAMIQGDKTASFSEITEVTFYQLTEQEIKDYIDTNEPFDKAGGYGIQGQGCLLVKKINGDYYNVVGLPVSKLSRELNLFVNRK, from the coding sequence ATGATTTTAGCTTCAAAATCGCCAAGAAGAAAAGAATTAATTCAAAGAATTTGCAAAGATGTGAAAATTATTCCATCTGGAGTGGATGAAAGCCTGGTGGCACAAAAACCAGTAGAATACTTTGCAGAGCGCTTGGCAAGGGCAAAAGCGGACCAGGTTGCCCAAGAACATCCGGATGAGCTGGTTGTTGGTTGTGATACCGTTGTCATCCTGGATGGGGAAGTGCTGGGAAAACCTGAAAATAAACAACATACTTTTGAGATGCTAAGTAGGCTTTCGGGGAATACTCATAAAGTAATCACTGGAGTAGCTATGATACAGGGAGATAAAACAGCCAGTTTTTCTGAAATAACCGAAGTGACCTTTTACCAGCTGACCGAGCAGGAAATCAAAGATTATATTGACACCAACGAACCCTTTGATAAAGCTGGCGGATACGGCATCCAAGGCCAGGGATGCCTGTTGGTAAAGAAAATCAATGGGGATTATTATAACGTGGTTGGCCTGCCTGTTTCAAAACTGAGTCGGGAATTAAATCTTTTTGTGAATAGAAAGTGA
- a CDS encoding rod shape-determining protein, producing MGAFSKDIGIDLGTANTLVFMKGKGIIIREPSVVAVDTRTDIVKFVGLEAKQVIGRTPGSITAVRPLKDGVIADFDITTSMLEQFIKKALNKTFLAKPRVIICIPSGVTAVERRAVKEATERAGAKKVAIIEEPMAAAIGAGLPVEEPTGNMVVDIGGGTSEVAVISLGGIVAAKSVRVGGDAFDNAIIQYIKKKYNLLIGERTAENIKMNIGSAFPLETEETMEIKGRNLLNGLPENIEISSVEIREALGDALSSVIDAVKVTLEKTPPELAADIIDQGIMLTGGGALLRGLDRLISQETGMPVHIAESPLDCVAEGTGKVLENIDKLADVLTEDRF from the coding sequence ATGGGAGCATTTTCAAAGGACATTGGTATTGACTTGGGAACCGCGAACACACTGGTATTTATGAAAGGCAAAGGGATTATTATCCGGGAGCCTTCCGTTGTTGCTGTGGATACCAGAACAGACATTGTAAAATTTGTGGGATTAGAAGCAAAACAAGTAATCGGTAGAACCCCTGGTTCCATCACAGCAGTCCGTCCATTAAAAGACGGCGTTATCGCTGATTTTGACATCACCACCAGCATGTTGGAACAATTTATCAAAAAAGCGTTGAACAAAACATTTTTGGCGAAGCCACGTGTTATCATCTGCATCCCATCCGGCGTTACTGCTGTAGAAAGAAGGGCAGTAAAAGAAGCGACAGAACGGGCTGGCGCAAAAAAAGTTGCGATTATTGAAGAACCTATGGCAGCGGCAATTGGTGCGGGCTTGCCAGTAGAAGAACCTACCGGTAATATGGTAGTAGATATTGGCGGCGGTACCAGTGAAGTAGCAGTAATTTCCTTAGGTGGTATTGTAGCCGCAAAATCCGTCCGTGTTGGCGGGGACGCATTTGACAATGCGATTATCCAGTATATTAAAAAGAAATATAATCTGCTAATCGGGGAACGTACAGCAGAAAATATCAAAATGAATATTGGTTCCGCTTTCCCTCTGGAAACAGAAGAAACAATGGAGATCAAAGGTAGAAACTTATTGAATGGTCTGCCAGAAAATATCGAAATTTCTTCTGTGGAAATTCGGGAAGCGCTGGGGGATGCGTTATCCAGTGTGATTGATGCAGTAAAAGTAACATTGGAAAAAACCCCACCAGAGTTGGCTGCGGATATTATTGACCAGGGGATTATGCTAACTGGTGGCGGCGCTTTGCTGAGAGGGCTGGATCGTTTGATTTCCCAAGAAACAGGCATGCCTGTGCATATTGCGGAAAGCCCATTGGACTGCGTAGCGGAAGGTACAGGTAAGGTATTGGAAAACATCGATAAACTGGCTGATGTTTTAACAGAGGACCGTTTTTAA
- a CDS encoding U32 family peptidase: MTRIIPSRYELLAPAGQPDCVRAALNNGADSIYLGMKALNARRNAKNFDYSQLKETVEYCHLNGAKVYLTLNTIAFDEERKQVIETLQQACELGLDAVIVQDIGVASLVKQVAPELRLHGSTQMSIHTRKGAEFLKEQGFSRVVLSREMSLEEIRNVAKAGIELEAFVHGALCMCVSGQCYMSGMLGGRSANRGMCAQPCRLPFSAGAPGRCDLSLKDLSAVQRIPELLDAGVYSLKIEGRMKRPEYVAAAVSACKAVVDGNQPNMEVLQSVFSRSGFTDGYLDQKLSPQMFGVRSKEDVTAASAKLLKQLENTYQKPTPRIPVWMKFQLKSDCPSQLTLWDQDGNQAHVSGVVPETAKHVALTEEKLQSSLGKLGGTAFYLKQFQAELEDGLSLPVSVLNGMRREAVQQLEQKRSAIHPKTFFPIKESKIPLTPPKITSLRVEFERFDQIPLEFMDQFEWIGLKLEELSKYITKLAPWKQKLVVIPPRAMFGIEQQVIQQLETLKQQGIQDLLVQNLAQIQIGKQLGYRLHGGFGLNIANSMSIAQLEEWGFQDCVVSPELTVKQMKNLKSSLPCGILAGGYLPLMLTRNCPIKNQKTCRQCKQQSWLTDRKGKRFRVACSDGCSEIYNSDCLWIADRIDDFTNISFFTLKITLETPEQSRQMVQNFLQKQKIELPITKGLYYRGVL, encoded by the coding sequence TTGACCAGAATCATACCAAGCCGTTATGAACTCTTAGCTCCCGCAGGCCAGCCGGACTGTGTGAGAGCCGCCTTGAACAATGGCGCCGACAGCATTTATCTGGGGATGAAAGCGTTAAACGCAAGAAGAAACGCGAAAAATTTTGATTATTCCCAATTAAAAGAAACCGTAGAATATTGCCACTTGAATGGGGCAAAAGTATATTTGACGTTAAATACGATAGCGTTTGATGAGGAACGGAAGCAGGTAATTGAAACCCTACAACAAGCCTGTGAATTGGGGTTAGATGCGGTGATTGTACAGGATATTGGCGTTGCCTCCCTAGTAAAACAGGTTGCCCCGGAGTTGAGGCTGCATGGTTCCACCCAAATGAGTATCCATACCCGGAAAGGAGCGGAATTTTTAAAAGAACAGGGCTTTTCCCGTGTGGTATTATCTCGGGAAATGAGCCTGGAAGAAATCCGGAATGTGGCGAAAGCCGGAATTGAATTGGAAGCGTTTGTCCATGGGGCACTGTGTATGTGTGTTTCTGGGCAATGTTATATGAGCGGGATGTTAGGAGGGCGCAGTGCCAACCGTGGCATGTGTGCCCAGCCTTGTCGTCTGCCTTTTTCAGCAGGAGCGCCGGGTAGGTGTGACCTTTCTTTGAAAGATTTGAGTGCAGTGCAACGGATTCCAGAACTGCTGGATGCGGGGGTTTATTCCTTAAAAATTGAAGGCAGAATGAAACGGCCGGAATATGTGGCAGCAGCGGTATCCGCTTGTAAAGCAGTTGTGGATGGAAACCAACCCAATATGGAAGTGTTACAATCCGTATTTTCTCGCAGTGGGTTTACAGATGGTTATTTAGATCAAAAACTTTCTCCCCAAATGTTTGGTGTGCGGAGCAAAGAAGATGTGACAGCAGCTTCGGCTAAGCTGTTAAAACAACTGGAGAATACCTATCAAAAGCCCACTCCAAGGATTCCAGTTTGGATGAAGTTTCAACTAAAATCAGATTGTCCATCCCAACTTACCCTATGGGATCAAGATGGAAATCAAGCACATGTTTCTGGGGTAGTTCCGGAAACAGCGAAACATGTTGCCCTAACAGAGGAAAAGCTCCAGTCCAGCTTGGGAAAACTGGGTGGGACAGCTTTTTATTTAAAACAGTTTCAGGCAGAGTTGGAGGATGGGTTAAGTTTACCAGTTTCTGTTTTAAACGGGATGCGGCGTGAGGCAGTACAACAACTGGAGCAGAAACGTTCCGCTATCCATCCGAAAACGTTTTTTCCGATAAAAGAGAGCAAAATCCCTCTTACCCCTCCTAAAATCACTAGTCTAAGGGTAGAATTTGAACGGTTCGATCAAATTCCACTGGAATTTATGGATCAATTTGAATGGATTGGTTTAAAATTGGAGGAATTATCCAAGTATATAACTAAACTTGCTCCATGGAAACAAAAGTTAGTTGTAATTCCTCCAAGAGCGATGTTTGGAATAGAGCAACAAGTAATTCAGCAACTGGAAACATTAAAACAGCAAGGGATTCAAGATTTATTGGTACAAAACCTAGCACAGATTCAGATTGGAAAACAACTGGGGTATCGGCTGCATGGCGGATTTGGTTTGAATATTGCCAATTCCATGAGTATTGCCCAGCTGGAAGAATGGGGGTTCCAGGATTGTGTGGTATCTCCGGAATTGACGGTAAAACAGATGAAAAATTTAAAAAGCAGCCTTCCTTGTGGTATCCTTGCCGGAGGATACTTGCCGTTGATGTTGACCAGGAACTGCCCAATTAAGAACCAGAAAACCTGTAGGCAATGTAAACAACAATCCTGGCTGACCGACCGGAAAGGGAAACGGTTCCGGGTAGCTTGTTCGGATGGATGTAGTGAAATTTATAACAGCGATTGTTTGTGGATTGCCGACCGGATTGATGATTTTACCAATATCTCATTTTTTACATTAAAAATTACGTTGGAAACCCCGGAGCAGAGTAGGCAAATGGTTCAAAACTTTTTGCAAAAACAAAAAATAGAGCTGCCTATTACAAAAGGATTGTATTACCGGGGCGTTTTATAG